One genomic region from Spirosoma sp. KCTC 42546 encodes:
- a CDS encoding ABA4-like family protein gives MSPEAVFSLASTLVLPQWLLMIFAPRWFVTKWLMNSYLIPVCLAIIYIIYLFSGGPVDFAAFGTLAGVKGLFSNGGDGVMLAGWVHYLAFDLVAGTVVVRDSQEKGISHWFIVIPLCFCFMLGPIGLLLYWLIRVIRTRQLSV, from the coding sequence ATGTCTCCCGAAGCTGTTTTTAGCCTGGCTAGTACGCTTGTTCTGCCACAGTGGTTGCTGATGATTTTTGCCCCGCGCTGGTTCGTGACGAAGTGGCTGATGAACTCATACCTGATTCCGGTATGTCTGGCTATCATCTACATTATTTATTTGTTTAGTGGCGGGCCGGTCGATTTTGCTGCTTTTGGTACGTTGGCGGGTGTTAAAGGGTTGTTTTCGAATGGGGGCGATGGCGTTATGCTGGCCGGATGGGTACATTACCTCGCCTTCGATTTAGTCGCTGGAACCGTTGTTGTGCGCGATTCGCAGGAGAAAGGCATCTCGCACTGGTTCATTGTGATTCCCTTGTGTTTCTGTTTTATGCTCGGGCCCATTGGCTTGCTCTTGTACTGGCTCATTCGGGTAATTCGTACACGGCAACTATCTGTATAG
- a CDS encoding sugar phosphate isomerase/epimerase, whose translation MQADKRIKRRDFLTYTTGILAGLPTFNILGQPSSSDVPAAGFTLPLGVCTSYDKAGLLKRLGYSFVEESVGRFLIPDEGGDAQFEKNRLALAEETFPVRSYIYFFPGKLKSVGPDLHHEAILARAEVALKRAKECGSKNIVFGSGGSRAIPDGFDRATAKAQHIALCQKMAPLAEKYGVTLAVEPLNRSETNFINSLAEGVEIIQAVNNPWFKLQCDIYHMLKDNESPDEIVKYGQYITHCHIAEKQKRTAPGVMGDDFRPYFRALKKIKYTGGLSLECVWTDFDSEITRGIDVVKKQLNDV comes from the coding sequence ATGCAAGCGGATAAGCGTATTAAACGGAGAGACTTTTTAACCTATACAACTGGCATATTGGCAGGATTGCCTACCTTTAATATACTAGGCCAACCGAGCAGTTCTGATGTGCCTGCCGCTGGCTTTACCTTGCCGCTGGGCGTTTGTACCTCCTACGATAAAGCGGGTTTGTTGAAAAGGCTGGGGTATTCGTTTGTCGAGGAAAGCGTAGGCCGTTTTTTGATTCCTGATGAAGGAGGGGATGCCCAGTTTGAGAAGAACCGGTTGGCCCTTGCCGAAGAAACGTTTCCAGTGCGGTCATACATCTATTTTTTTCCGGGCAAGCTTAAGTCTGTAGGGCCAGACCTGCACCATGAGGCTATTTTGGCGCGGGCTGAGGTAGCGTTGAAACGGGCAAAAGAGTGCGGATCGAAAAATATCGTATTTGGCAGTGGGGGCTCTCGTGCTATTCCCGATGGGTTTGACCGGGCTACTGCCAAAGCGCAGCACATTGCCCTATGCCAGAAGATGGCCCCCCTTGCTGAAAAATATGGTGTCACCCTGGCAGTAGAGCCGCTTAACCGGAGCGAAACGAATTTTATCAATAGCCTGGCAGAGGGAGTAGAGATCATTCAGGCGGTTAATAACCCCTGGTTTAAACTTCAGTGCGACATTTACCATATGCTCAAAGACAACGAGAGCCCGGATGAGATTGTCAAGTATGGCCAGTACATAACCCACTGCCACATTGCCGAAAAACAAAAGCGGACAGCGCCCGGTGTAATGGGCGATGATTTCAGGCCCTATTTCCGCGCATTAAAAAAAATAAAGTATACCGGAGGCTTGTCGTTGGAGTGCGTCTGGACCGATTTTGACAGTGAAATTACACGAGGCATAGACGTCGTTAAAAAACAACTTAACGACGTTTGA
- a CDS encoding class I SAM-dependent methyltransferase produces the protein MHRILVASLHRATHVINLLMNYLRSVREKQFERKLKRTVGFSFTSDWASHNYVNWEKWFTGYGHQPNLRVLEIGSFEGRSTVWFLENVLTHPSAQLVCVDPMPWPVNPPRPRFMHNIQLTGKAQQVTLIQERSEIALTKLPPASFDIIYIDGAHDAINVLADGMYSWELLKVGGLMLFDDYLWEPDKPEYHRCQRAIDLLLKQFGTRKTLLHLDYQALLRKDAD, from the coding sequence ATGCACCGTATTCTTGTCGCAAGCCTTCACCGGGCTACCCATGTTATCAATCTATTAATGAACTACCTGCGTTCTGTTCGGGAAAAGCAATTTGAACGAAAACTAAAGCGTACGGTTGGGTTTAGCTTTACATCGGATTGGGCTAGCCACAATTATGTCAATTGGGAAAAGTGGTTTACTGGTTATGGGCATCAGCCAAATCTTCGGGTACTGGAAATCGGTAGCTTTGAAGGTCGTTCAACAGTTTGGTTTCTGGAAAATGTGTTGACGCACCCCAGTGCACAACTTGTTTGTGTTGACCCTATGCCCTGGCCAGTTAACCCGCCCCGCCCCCGGTTCATGCATAATATTCAGTTAACGGGCAAAGCCCAACAGGTGACCCTTATTCAGGAGCGCTCTGAAATTGCCCTCACCAAATTACCGCCTGCCAGTTTCGACATTATTTACATTGACGGGGCTCACGATGCTATCAACGTACTTGCTGATGGTATGTACAGTTGGGAATTACTCAAGGTTGGGGGGCTTATGCTGTTTGATGATTATCTGTGGGAACCGGATAAGCCTGAATACCATCGTTGCCAGCGGGCAATCGATTTACTGCTCAAACAGTTTGGCACCCGAAAAACACTGTTGCACCTGGATTACCAGGCTTTACTTCGAAAAGACGCCGATTAA
- a CDS encoding response regulator, which yields MDSYPAHAVFIADDDEDDRLLLQYAFAQHSPECQLVFAVDGLALLEDLAQLKSEPCLIILDLNMPRLNGFEALQVLRHSSRYAHTPIVILTTSSEATDRLYAYELGANEFLTKPITLDLLGQTVRHLRKAWHLDQCV from the coding sequence ATGGATTCGTACCCGGCTCACGCTGTCTTTATTGCTGATGATGATGAAGATGACCGCCTACTATTACAATACGCCTTTGCCCAGCACAGTCCTGAATGTCAATTGGTCTTTGCGGTGGATGGGCTGGCCCTATTAGAGGACTTGGCACAACTAAAATCGGAGCCGTGTTTAATTATCCTGGACTTGAACATGCCTCGGCTCAACGGATTTGAAGCCTTGCAGGTATTACGCCATAGCTCGCGGTATGCGCACACTCCAATCGTAATTCTAACAACCTCCAGTGAAGCAACGGATCGATTGTATGCGTATGAACTAGGCGCTAATGAATTCCTGACTAAACCCATCACGCTGGATTTACTAGGACAAACAGTTCGTCATCTTCGAAAAGCCTGGCATTTGGACCAATGCGTATAA
- a CDS encoding glycoside hydrolase family 125 protein, protein MNRSTFIKKSAVLSTGLLLSKLPTFGNPALPVVRVAPDQRKFSSKVIEDTILEFQSAVKDKELGWLFGNCFPNTLDTTVTYTKGSKPDTYVITGDIDAMWLRDSTAQVWPYLNFIKKDKDLQHLIAGVINRQTACILRDPYANAFYDDPTKTGEWKTDETDMKPGLHERKWEIDSLCYPIRLAHRYWQLTGDTTPFDAQWKQAIGLTLKTFKEQQRKQNNGPYHFQRKTSWATDGVPMNGYGYPVKPVGLICSSFRPSDDATVYSFLVPSNFFAVTSLRQAAKMIDKIASDKATVNELNALALEVETALKRHAIINHSDYGKIYAYEVNGYGSYNLMDDANVPSLLALPYLDAMPVNDPVYQTTRKMLLSLNNPFFFKGKAGEGIGGPHAGIDMIWPLGIIIRGLTSTSEKEIRECITLLKNCHAGTGFMHESFHKNDAANFTRKWFAWANTLFGEFLWETYKSKPHLLS, encoded by the coding sequence ATGAACAGAAGTACCTTTATAAAAAAATCAGCCGTGCTAAGTACAGGCTTACTGCTCAGCAAGCTACCCACCTTTGGCAACCCTGCTCTTCCAGTTGTACGCGTTGCGCCAGACCAGCGGAAGTTCAGCAGTAAGGTTATAGAGGATACGATCCTTGAGTTTCAGTCGGCCGTGAAGGATAAAGAACTAGGCTGGCTTTTTGGCAACTGCTTTCCCAATACTCTGGATACCACCGTCACGTATACGAAAGGGAGCAAGCCTGATACCTACGTTATTACCGGCGACATTGATGCCATGTGGCTTCGGGATAGCACCGCACAGGTGTGGCCGTATCTGAATTTCATCAAAAAGGATAAGGACTTACAGCACCTCATTGCGGGCGTAATAAACCGGCAGACAGCCTGCATTTTACGGGATCCATACGCCAATGCCTTTTACGATGACCCAACCAAAACGGGTGAGTGGAAAACCGATGAAACCGATATGAAACCGGGGTTGCATGAGCGTAAATGGGAGATAGATTCCTTGTGTTACCCCATTCGGCTGGCTCATCGGTACTGGCAGTTGACGGGCGATACCACTCCCTTTGACGCTCAATGGAAACAGGCGATAGGGCTTACGCTTAAAACGTTTAAAGAGCAGCAGCGTAAGCAAAATAACGGCCCGTACCATTTTCAGCGTAAAACATCCTGGGCTACAGATGGGGTGCCCATGAATGGGTACGGATACCCAGTAAAACCAGTTGGATTGATCTGCTCCTCTTTCCGGCCAAGTGACGATGCCACAGTCTATTCGTTTTTGGTCCCATCCAATTTCTTTGCGGTAACAAGCCTTCGGCAAGCGGCAAAAATGATTGACAAGATAGCCAGTGATAAAGCTACTGTCAACGAGCTCAATGCGCTTGCACTTGAAGTAGAAACGGCTTTAAAGCGGCATGCCATTATTAACCACAGCGACTACGGTAAGATATATGCCTATGAAGTGAACGGGTATGGGAGTTATAATTTGATGGACGACGCCAATGTACCCAGTCTGTTAGCCCTACCGTATCTGGATGCTATGCCAGTAAATGATCCTGTTTATCAAACTACGCGGAAGATGTTGCTATCGTTAAACAACCCCTTCTTTTTTAAAGGCAAGGCTGGCGAAGGCATAGGTGGTCCACACGCGGGCATTGATATGATATGGCCGTTAGGTATTATTATCCGAGGCTTAACCAGTACCAGTGAAAAGGAGATAAGGGAGTGCATTACGTTGCTAAAAAATTGCCATGCAGGCACCGGTTTTATGCATGAATCCTTCCATAAAAACGATGCAGCAAACTTCACCCGCAAATGGTTTGCCTGGGCTAATACCCTGTTCGGTGAATTTTTATGGGAAACCTATAAATCGAAACCTCATTTGCTAAGCTAA
- a CDS encoding Gfo/Idh/MocA family protein: MNRTDFLKTSALAGATLITDPIQVRAFITRQPAKKYRTALVGTGWWGGNILLNAVQAGESKIVALCDVDTRQLQKTSDALSKLTSDKPKLYRDYREMLATEKPEIVIVATPDHWHPLIAIAAMQAGAHVYVEKPISHTINEGKAMVKTARQTGKICQVGMHRRVSPHNVSGREFIQSGKVGKIGMARAFVHYAGGAGQPTPDGEAPKEMDWNMWCGPAPLRAYNPAMHPRSWRNFLDYANGTLGDWGIHWMDQILWVTEQNHPRKVYSTGGRAIKKDSTDAPDHQVATFEFDDFTAVWEHRTFGGNMAEKTHPQQAVGVYFYGTEGTFHMGWMDGWTFYPSDPKKPVVHQDPQLDKPDDQNIALLWANFLSSIKSNKLPVCDIEIGQRSTNMALLGMLSLKLGRSVEWDGTQIPNDPEANKLLSRAYRGEWQYPV, translated from the coding sequence ATGAACCGTACCGATTTCTTGAAAACGTCTGCTCTGGCTGGGGCTACACTCATCACCGATCCAATTCAAGTTAGAGCATTCATTACTCGCCAACCGGCCAAGAAGTATCGCACGGCATTGGTAGGAACGGGCTGGTGGGGCGGTAATATCCTCCTAAATGCGGTGCAGGCTGGCGAGTCGAAAATCGTTGCGCTCTGCGATGTGGATACGCGGCAGCTTCAAAAAACCAGCGATGCCCTAAGCAAACTAACGTCCGATAAACCCAAGCTTTACCGCGACTACCGCGAAATGCTGGCCACCGAAAAGCCAGAAATTGTCATTGTAGCCACCCCCGATCACTGGCACCCGCTTATTGCTATTGCGGCCATGCAGGCAGGAGCGCACGTATATGTAGAGAAACCAATCAGCCATACTATTAATGAAGGGAAGGCAATGGTGAAAACTGCCCGACAAACCGGGAAGATCTGCCAGGTAGGTATGCACCGGCGAGTGTCGCCCCACAATGTGTCGGGCCGGGAGTTTATACAATCCGGGAAGGTTGGGAAGATTGGTATGGCGCGGGCATTTGTGCATTATGCTGGTGGCGCCGGTCAGCCTACGCCCGATGGGGAAGCACCTAAAGAAATGGATTGGAACATGTGGTGTGGTCCTGCTCCACTGCGAGCCTACAATCCGGCTATGCACCCCCGGAGCTGGCGTAATTTTTTAGACTATGCCAATGGTACACTCGGCGATTGGGGTATTCACTGGATGGATCAGATTTTATGGGTAACGGAGCAAAATCACCCACGAAAAGTATACTCGACTGGTGGCCGGGCCATCAAGAAAGATAGTACCGATGCTCCCGACCATCAGGTGGCAACCTTCGAATTCGACGACTTTACGGCCGTTTGGGAGCACCGGACATTTGGTGGCAACATGGCTGAGAAAACACATCCACAGCAGGCCGTAGGCGTTTATTTCTACGGAACGGAAGGAACGTTCCACATGGGCTGGATGGACGGCTGGACGTTCTACCCATCAGATCCTAAAAAACCAGTCGTTCATCAGGACCCTCAACTGGATAAACCCGATGATCAGAATATCGCCTTACTCTGGGCCAATTTCCTAAGTAGCATCAAATCCAACAAACTGCCCGTTTGCGACATCGAAATTGGACAGCGATCAACAAACATGGCGCTGCTTGGTATGCTGTCGCTGAAACTTGGCCGTAGTGTTGAGTGGGATGGTACGCAGATTCCAAATGATCCTGAAGCCAATAAGCTCCTGAGTCGGGCGTACCGGGGTGAATGGCAGTATCCGGTTTAA
- a CDS encoding two-component system response regulator, giving the protein MIDTPTPWIALLDDDEDDFMFWQYGFDNWAKTISLKWFVSAESFLGEAAKAANRPTAIVLDGVVPTDDQEAWLTTFLGHVCCQNIPVFMLSGQFNQEQQQRFLALGASGYLVKPTSFQELQDIILKVVDKQGPPVASL; this is encoded by the coding sequence ATGATAGATACACCTACACCCTGGATTGCGCTACTGGATGATGATGAAGACGATTTTATGTTTTGGCAATACGGATTTGACAATTGGGCCAAGACAATATCCCTAAAATGGTTTGTGTCTGCCGAATCATTTCTTGGGGAGGCCGCCAAGGCTGCCAATAGGCCAACCGCTATCGTTTTGGATGGGGTTGTCCCTACTGACGATCAGGAAGCCTGGTTAACAACTTTTCTGGGCCATGTGTGTTGCCAGAACATTCCTGTATTTATGTTGTCAGGCCAGTTCAATCAAGAGCAACAGCAACGTTTTCTGGCGCTAGGGGCCAGTGGCTATCTAGTGAAGCCAACCTCGTTCCAGGAACTTCAGGATATAATTCTGAAGGTAGTTGATAAGCAGGGGCCGCCAGTAGCCAGTCTCTGA